Proteins co-encoded in one Euleptes europaea isolate rEulEur1 chromosome 1, rEulEur1.hap1, whole genome shotgun sequence genomic window:
- the LOC130483190 gene encoding olfactory receptor 13H1-like: MMDINNETEPEIFLLTGLSSQPHIRLVLFFVFLILYLITILGNGLIVLLIIVDSHLHTPMYFFLGNLSLLDVCYSSSTISQMLVHNLSKRPTISNTRCFIQMCASLFLGVAECILLAVMAYDRYVAICSPLHYPLIMNRKMCGWLATSSWTLAFLLTIVPSFTMQIRLCGHNVIDHFTCEVQAVVKLACSDISANVDLMSGSSVFTLLVPFAFILVTYVRIALAVLRIRSAHGWSKAFSTCGSHLTVVGIFYGTAMAMYLRPQNRSSEQDKFVAIIYGVVTPMLNPIIYSLRNKDVKEALGRIMGKEMEP; encoded by the exons ATGATGGACAT CAACAATGAGACTGAGCCAGAGATCTTCCTACTGACAGGTCTCTCCAGCCAGCCCCATATACGTCTTGTGctcttttttgtgtttttaatcCTTTACTTGATCACCATCTTGGGGAATGGACTCATTGTCCTATTGATCATCGTTGATTCTCACCTCCACActcccatgtatttcttcctagGAAACCTCTCCCTTCTTGACGTTTGCTATTCTTCCAGCACGATCTCACAGATGCTGGTCCATAACCTCTCAAAAAGGCCCACCATCTCCAATACCAGATGTTTCATCCAGATGTGCGCCTCCCTCTTCCTTGGAGTGGCAGAATGCATTTTGCTGGCTGTCATGGCATACGACCGTTATGTGGCCATATGCAGCCCACTACACTACCCGCTTATCATGAACAGAAAGATGTGTGGCTGGTTGGCGACCTCCTCATGGACGTTGGCTTTCCTTCTGACCATTGTGCCCTCCTTCACAATGCAGATTCGACTGTGTGGCCACAACGTCATTGATCATTTCACATGTGAGGTGCAGGCTGTAGTGAAACTGGCATGCTCAGATATCTCGGCAAATGTGGACCTCATGTCGGGCAGCAGTGTTTTCACCCTCCTAGTGCCATTTGCCTTCATCCTGGTGACCTATGTACGCATTGCTCTGGCAGTGTTGAGGATTCGCTCAGCACATGGTTGGAGCAAGGCGTTCTCTACATGTGGCTCTCACCTTACAGTGGTTGGGATCTTCTATGGCACAGCTATGGCTATGTACTTGAGACCACAAAACAGATCCTCAGAGCAAGACAAATTTGTTGCCATCATCTATGGAGTGGTCACCCCAATGCTCAATCCTATCATCTACAGTCTGAGAAACAAGGATGTGAAGGAAGCTTTGGGGAGAATAATGGGAAAGGAAATGGAGCCCTaa